ttgaattttcaaaagatcaaatgttttcataaagatccaatttccttaaaggatctaaattttcatagtcatgtgggactgtaaaccacaccgttactatcattgtttataccgccgtatcaaaatcactgaagtataaagtgtgaagaataaagaagtgattcgtgtgatttaatttcaagttctgtattgcttgaggacaagcaacgttcaagtgtggggatatttgatagtgctccaaatgaacatatatttagtatcaatatacttccgatatgtaaagttttcagttgcaattgttctatttccaagtgatattcgtttataataaataagtgcaaagacaaaaggcgaaaacgaagattcgaagacaaaaacgtccaaaaagctcaaatgtacaagatacaattcaagtggttcaatttaatgatgagaaacgtctaaaattgagtCTACTATAAGAAGATCACGCCATATTACTAAAAGATGAATATTTAAGTTATGTATCATGAGGTAAATATGTGTAATCtatattttcttttatgatttaaaatatattaatatatatatatatatatatatatatatatatatatatatatatatatatatatgtgtgtgtgtgtgtgtgtgtgtgtgtgtattcgaatatgtatatatgtgtgtgtgtgtgtgtgtgtgtgtgtgtatatatatatatatatatattaattataacttttgaGTTTCTCATTAAATTGTTATCATTCATCACTTATATCATTTTATATGTTTATATGAATAAAACATCACTTTATATTTAAATATACGGATCATCAAAAGTCTCTCattgattattttaataatatatgtaGTATGTAAATTATTTacgatttaaaatattatttaatatatatatatatatatatatatatatatatatatatatataatgcgtgtgtgtgtgtataatattgatatatacatatatatatatatatatatatatatatatatatatatatatatatatatatatatatatatatatatatatgtatgtatgtatgtatgtatgtatgtatgtatgtgtgtgtgtgtgtataatattgatatataattatatatacatacatatataattaaatataatgcgTGTTTGTTTGTTTTTGTAGCTACTGAAGAAACGTTGAATTAAAAAAAAATGTCAAATGTAGACTTGCCAAGAAGACACGTGGTTGGCTCTATGTTGGATGAATTCGTTCGAAGAttctttttttttaatgtttataatgtgattattatattgtataattgcatttatatatttaagttaatttAAATTTCTTATATAAATTTTCTTACAATTCTAGTATTAAATAGtatagtataaaaatatatatgttaaaaaagTTCAAATCAATTACCAGGATCCTTAACCTAACACCCTAAACAAATCTATGTATTCATTCGCTTTTTGGAGATTCGTAGAAGATTAAAATACATTTTGTCTACGTCGGCACTTAGTTACCTATTTTGATGTTCGTGGAAGTTTTTGTTTATTTATTACGATTATTATGgactgttttttttttataaagcatTATTATGGACTGTTAAGAACTCTTTGTTTCATATGGTCGTTATTATATATGTCCTCCCAATAAGAACTATTACGTACGAGACAACCACATACTTTACTTTAAAATAAAAAATGCAAAACGTAAAAatatccgtgcaacgcacgggcaatgcTTCTAGTATTATACCATATTTTACTCCTTACtatttattttaaaaaattatGGTTAATTGATTCGGAACCacataagtaatatatatagattatattatatactccctccgtcccaatttaatagtccacagacaaaatggcacacagttttaggaaatcccactaacttcatttatccaccaatgaaatattttctctctccagatccaccaatcaaatatcctctttcctttctatttatggaagtggactattaatttgggacatcccaaaatggaaaaacaggactatctaattgggacggaggtagtacATGCTAATATTACACCGTATAAATTTATAGTAagtactgtattattattattatattatatatcatatattatattttaattttaattatatattatatacgaagtattatttgtattatattatattactagtACTATATTATATACTTCGTATatcatatcatttatatttatatttatattatatatttattatataagtaaATAAAAAACCATCTTAAAATAACCACACAACTTGCTCTCATTCATATTCCAAATCACAACCTCTGGTGTCCATTAGCCAGCTGCTGCATTTGCTGCAGCTTCTGTACTGCTGCTATATATTACCATAAATCTCACTGTCTGTCTTTTACTAGTCTTTTTTTCAGTTCAAACTTTGAACAAAAATATCCTATCTGTCTCATTTCAATGGACTTTCATCTTCATCACCGtgaagattcttcttcttcttcttcacttgcTCTTCCTCTtttttcttctgaacccacctcttCATCCTCCACTAAATCCTCCAGTAAGTCTTTCTTCTATCTACAAAttatatctatttttttttttttttttttttttttttttttttttatctttatatGATACTCAACTTATGCTTTCATGTAGAGTCTTCTATTTGGTACTAAGTACTAACACATTTTTGTAATGCAACACTTGTAATCTTGAAAACATACCActagcatatatatatatgatgcatttttttttctttaaaaaaaaaataagtagtcTAAATTGCCTTAAAGATACATGAATCAAAGTTTATATACTTCATTGTTAAAAAGTACCTAACCAATGTTGATTTTTTACTTTTGTTTTGTTCATGAATGTGGGAACTTTGATATAATTATGTCTTTGCTATAAAGGTTGGATTTTGTTGATACTTAATTAATGTAGTTTTATTTTGTGTTTTGTATATTTGTGAAAGAAGAGATGATGCAAGGAGTAAGTGGTTACTTCAGCTTAGGTCAATGGCAAGAGCTTGAGATTCAGGCTTTAATATACAGACACATGCTAACTGGTTCACCCATTCCTCAACAACTTTTACACCTTTTACTCAACTCATCATCATCTAACTCCATCACAAACACCAACTCTACCTTTTACCCTCTTTCCAACTTCCCACCTTGTAAGCCACTCCTATCTATCTATATCTTTACATTTTTTGTATATCTCTCTATTGTTTATATATACTAACAAAATTGGTAGATCCACTACAAATTGTGTATTAGATACTTGTGCAGTACAAGTACCTAATGCACCCTTAAAGTGGATATATCAGTTGTGAAAGTGAAAATATCAATGCCATATCTAAAATATGCTATGTCACACATAAATGAAGTACCACACAAGGTATTTTTTAATGAAAGTTCTTAAATTTAGGTGAATCATAGTGttcttttgttacaaaaaaaaaaaaaaaaagcaatatATCTTTAGATTTTATCCTCCAACTATTATAATTTTACATAATGGGTTGATCTTATTGGGCCTTTTGTAGAAAAAAAGGTTGCATGCTGTTAGTTTTACAGAATATTTTAcctttttctttgttttttttttagtGTATCAAAGTACAGGAGGAGGGTATTGGGGAAGAGGTGGAATGGATTTAGAACCAGGAAGGTGTAGAAGGACTGATGGTAAAAAATGGAGGTGTTCAAAAGATGTTGTTGTTGGTCATAAATATTGTGATAAACATGTCCACCGTGGCAGAAATCGTTCAAGAAAGCCTGTGGAAGTCCCCACACCAACCACAACTGCCAATCACAGTAGCACACGTGGAAGTCAACCGTTTGCAACGTTGACTAGTGGTACTGGTGGTTCTGGGCACTCTCCATTTTTTGATCAACCTCATCTTAATCAAAGGTACATAATGTTATTACCTTAAAGTTTTGACCTTTTGGCCTAAAATGCATATATGGTTTGTATGATACAAGTTTAGAAagcatgattttttttttttggtaaaatacACGCGCATGGTAAAAGTAGATATGTAAGTTACAGTGAAAGTTCCTGTTTGTTTTGTATTTTTACACTTTTTTTTTTTGGGTCGTTCAGGCATTATTGTTGAAAAGTATATTTTAATTGTCTAATTATCCCGATATAGCAATTTCTAGTTAATTTGGTTGAGGTTAATTTCATTAAGGGTACATATACATTTTTAATGGATTATACCATTTGTTTTGATAGAGTACTAAATTCTTTACAGTAATATAGTTCAACTAAATATGGTTAGTGGCTTTTAATATGTTTTAGACTCCGTAGTTGTAGGAAAAGCTTAGCACTCGCAACTTCCAAGCGTGTGATATATAGTAATTTAAATACGGAGTAGGATATGATCTGATGTGTCATGACTTAGAACAGACCATTTAGATTTAAATGTGTGACTAATTCTAATGTTTTTAATGCTTTAAAAGATAGACATTATATCGGtattttaaaaaaaatctttttacAGGCTTACAAATGTGAACGCTTTGACAAAACTTATGTAAGCAGAAAGAATGTCAATAAGAAAAGTTAAATTCATGACAGTTTTATAAAATGTCAATTTTTGTTTTTACTTCGAGacgattttaatattttttttataattaaaatttcaagtggatttttttatatatgaaaataacaAGTTACTAGAAGTTGGCACGGAGTAAATACTCTGCACATTAGCTCCTGTCCCTTTATGTTTTAACCTTTGATATTGAATATGGGAGTTGATCCGTACCCCACTTGTTTTTTTGTCATACACCATCAAACTACAATCTTCGACTATTTTACCCTTTCTAACTCAAGGCTCTTTTCtctaaattaattatgagaaagggtaaaatggtccaaaattaaattttggtggtgtatggcaaaaagtaAGTGGTGTACGTATCCCTGATATTGATATACTGTAATAATTactgtattatagttattattattataagtagtacggAGTATGAAGTATGACAAGACAATGACAATAGCAAATAAAGAATACAAAAAAGTTAAAcacaataatatttatatttattattttattaaattatttGTTGGAGTATCATATAAGATAATGAaatgatatttatttattatttattatttattatttattatttatcgtagtatttatttatttatatttatatgatactccctatatacggagtatataatacggagtataaaAGATTTATTTACCAAAtactatatgtatattaatattatgtAAGTTTAAATAAGAGTTCGGATTTTTAAGCCGTTGGTGGGATCCTGTTGTAGATATGGACAAGAACCAATGGGTCCCTCTGTTTGAAGTGTTGAACAAAAGGTGTTTGGAATCTAGGGTCAATCTGGTGCTACACTCACCCCAGCCATTCATATATGCACCGTACTATCAGCCTGCACCCAACCAGTCTACTGTTTGCTTCTCATTTACTCACTGTCATCCACACCCACATCCAACTTTTATACACAGTACTTGTAATAAttgttttaaatttaaaaaaaaaagtaaaaggaCAAAAATAACcctaattactattatcatttttgtctaatagttagtACTTGTAATAAttgttttaaatttaaaaaaaaaagtaaaaggaCAAAAATAACcctaattactattatcatttttgtctaatagttaatatagtaAATAACAATTAACTACTTATACTTCTacttattatatacctatatctaaaaggcaaagaccaaatgaatagtactattcctttttccacttttcgcaaacttaaccccccaacttttattaaaatacaaatcgcacccccgctTAATACtcttattatatacctatatctaaaaggcaaatgccaaatgaatagtactattcattaagGCAAAtgccaaatgaatagtactattcattttaatgaatagtactattcctttttccacttttcctatatacctatatctaaaaggcaaaggccaaatgaatagtactattcctttttccacttttcgcaaacttaaccccccaacttttattaaaatacaaatcgcacccccactttatactcttattatatacctatatctaaaaggcaaatgccaaatgaatagtactattccttttaatgaatagtactattcctttttccacttttcgcaaacttaaccccccaacttttattaaaatacaaatcgcacccccactttatactcttattatatattatatattatatattatatacctatatctaaaaggcaaaggccAAATGAATAGCACTATTCCTTTTTTcacttttcacaaacttaacccctcaacttttattaaaatacaaatcgcacccccactttatactcttattacatacctatatctaaaaggcaaaggccaaatgaatagtactattccttttattatatacctatatctaaaaggcaaacgccaaatgaatagtactattccttttattatatacctatatctaaaaggcaaacgtcaaatgaatagtactattcttttttccacttttcgcaaacttgaatagtactattcctttttccacttttcgcaaacttaacccccaacttttattaaaatacaaatcgcaccccactttacactcttattaaaatacaaatctggCAAAcgccaaatgaatagtactattccttttattatatacctatatctaaaaggcaaacgtcaaatgaatagtactattcttttttccacttttcgcaaacttgaatagtactattccttttccacttttcgcaaacttaacccccaacttttattaaaatacaaatcgcaccccactttacactcttattaaaatacaaatcgcacccccactttatacgtatattttttcccaaatttcacaaacttaaccccctaacttttattaaaatacaaatcgaactcccactttactaaattttttttttttactaatactcaattttcacaaacttaaccgactaacttttattaaaatagaaatcgaactcccactttatacgtatatttttttaaatttcacaaacttaaccccctaacttttattaaaatacaaatcgaacccccactttactaacttttttttttaaataaaacccgaacgctaaaagaggcaactttcacaaaaggaacaacccttcaatgttagatgtcgaaaaaaattcttttttacaaaatagatcaagactttttttttaactcgcattcaaaacggagcccccggcgcgaagcgagggctccacatctAGTTATttctatagatattgatattgatattgatattgaccaAAGGGTCTTTAGTCCAGCGGTATCGTGGTGGCCTTTCAACTAAAAAGTTGAGGATTCAAGTTCCACTTAGAGTATATTCGTGGttgtaaatattcgtgttaatGAGCGTGGGAATttgccttttaaaaaaaataaaaaatttctatTGATATTGATATAGATTGAAAAAAGTTCAAAGTTTAAAAAATAAGACTTTGAAATTGTTAGTTTAGATAGTTTTCTATAGTGGTTATAATATAATTGACATGGctttaataacaatatatatttggTATTTGATACAACTACGCCAATGATATATCTTTGACTAATTTGACCAATTGTAACATTATGGTTATCACTGTCGAATTTATAAGCTACTTGTCGTAATAGAGtagataattgataattgatacacGAGTCTATGAGCAACAAGAGGTAACCAAATAGGAAATTAGTGGAGTGATAAGCCTATATAGCAGCCCAACAACTCCAAGCCCATGAATGAAGCTCAAATATAGTTAGATAAACAAATATTAGAGGAGGCCCAATGAATTGGAAATCTGTGCCTTATCAGAGAAGTTTCTATTGGGCTTGGCCGTTACTATCATTATTGGGCTTGACCTTAGGCTATTATCTACTATCTTAATATCATTACCCGATTAGATTAATAGTATGCGATTCTTGTTTCTTGTAGGACCTCAGAATATACTATTGACAAGAATGAATATGGATCTACACATGGCAAGATATCTGAAAATGACAACAGATCATCAAGTGGTCGAGTTCTTCGACCTTTTTTTGATGATTGGCCAAGAACCGTTCAAGAACACGAAATGCTAGCTACAAGCCTCTCCATTTCTGTGCCAGGAGATACACCTTCTGATTTCTCTTTGAAACTATCAACCGGAAACAATGAAACGGGCCAACGTGGTGAGCAAATCATTGGTGAACGAGAACGTGGCCCATCTAACTGGGGCATGTTATGGGGTACACATCATGCGGGTTCAATGGGTGGGCCTCTTGCTGAGGCATTGAGGTCATCTTCAACGTCTAATACTTCATCACCAACGAGCGTTTTACATCAGTTGCAGCGTGGTTCTACTACTACTTCAGAGACTAGTTATGTCAGCACCTGATGTTTGGAGTTCTTTATGTAGCTTgcttttattattttctttaattGAGGTGTTTGCTGTATTGTGATTTGTTGTACACGTTGTCAAGAATTGTCCTAGTTCTAACTAACTTTAGATAATTGTTTGTTATGTACTTATGTTTGGTTTGTTATAGTTCTAAGAATTTTTTAACTTTTCATGCATTTTTAGTTGCACTTCATGTGGACAAGCGACAGATACTGGTCAAAGTCTGTGGTCAATTATCATGATACTTGAATGCTCTGCCCAATTTATGGTACTGTATTAGAAGATCTTATCCTTATTGTAGAGAATAAAAGATTAAATTTCAAAAAACATTTTTCAACTTCCCCTTTTACATTTTGGTTGGTGTGCACCAACTAACTTCTCTCTTTGTTAACTTTGGATCTTAATTTTCATTTGTACTAATGTAATATGGAATAAGGTGAAGACTTAAAAGGTTATTTTATAACCCGTTATCAGACCACTTGTAGTGGTTCAAAGAAATGCCAAGCAACGCAGACGTGGCAGCAAAGAAACGCCACAACATCACGTATCGGTGCGTTTCTTTCACGCGTTTCCGAGTCGTTTGTTGTAATGAGACGCAACAAGTAACGGCCGTTtctttgtttttattattttaaatatattatttttatcttttttaatACTtactcaattatattttaacacatcatcacgaTACTTCTAACCAACATCAAAAaccaacaccaccactactccacccaAAAAAGAAACATGTTCTAGTCACCAAAAAGTGCAAAAAGCAAAGAAACACGAGTAAGAAATGCCACTCACCATTACGAGTGGTCTCAACGAGGCCTAATGGTTATGCATTTTGATGTAAAAGTCTTATGTTTATGGTTGAATCGCATTTTTAGGGTGAGTAGAGAAAGGGTCGAAAACAATTACGAAAACACGTGAATTGtacaattttttttctttcatttatTACTCATTCAACGGAGGACTCGGGTCCCTCCTCCTAAACCCATTTGACATTCAAGAACGGATACACACTACCTTTATTCAACATAAATTTACTTCTGGGGTTAAATTGTTTATCAAATGAACTTTGAAAGTTGGTTGTTCAATAAAAGAATGTAACCAAATCATTATAAACTCGCGCTGATAGAATGATGTGAAGAAATGATTACACAATCCTTAATTAAGAATGATCAAGAACCGGGATTCATGACTATATACATGAACAGTGGTCAAAATATGTTAAATTGGCTTGTTATTTGGAATGGATTGTAAAAGGCAAATCAATCAAGAATGAAATGTTGGAAGTCAAAGAACTCACTACTTATTTTTGTTATATACACAGCTATCTGACAACTATCATATTTTACAGTATTGTACATTAGTTGTGTAAAGTAGGGTTGTTGCTCCCTAGTCTAATCTAAATCACACAGTCACTCCACTTTCATAAGTCATAACACAAACTACCTGAACAAAACACCCACCCTTTTGATCAGTCAATAAACCAGTAATCAACGGCAGTCCATGGCTGTATCCCACGGCAACGACGATGTGTTTATGATTATCAATTGCGTAAATCATCAcgaccctaaccctaaccctaaccctaaccatcATCAATCTGATGATGTTATCATCATATCAACATCAAACGTTCACAATTGGAACTTTTCTTTAATCCTCCAACACAGAAGTATTAAAATTAAAACTCATAAAAACAGGCAAGTTCGTTTATTTGTTTACTTCTCATACAATATGGTGAAGTGATCACCTTATGTTTTCTTGTTTATTTGTTTGCGTTTTTACAGGCTAATTGAACAGTCATCCTATTTCCATGGACTCCTTTCAGGCAATTTCAGGTCATTCACCATCTTATACTCTTATTTAGCCTAGGgtttatatttatacatacatatatttgtgCTTTAATTAGTAGTCCAGTAAACTGTTTAAGTGCTACGCAATATGCATCAGTAGTGTGTACACACAAATACTGTAATAGATAACAGTCTTCTTGTAATTGCTTTGCGATAGTGGTGATTTTGCATTTAATATGTATATCAAGAGAATATAAAGTAATAGTCATAGTCATTATATTTACACAAAAATTATGACATGATTATTCAGATCAATTTATTTTTTTAATACAGTTAAAAAGAAAAGTAATAGTTATATGCTAGTACACCCGAAAGTAATCGTTGCAACTTCCGTCCAATAATAAGTGTCCTGTTTGACTTTTCAAGGTCTTACTTCTACAATTTTGACTTTcaatatttttgtttgtgttatataatatttgatgatacTTATATCCTTGAAAGCACATTTTAAAACCGAATCCATTCATATAAGTTTCATCAAATACtacataacacaaataaaaatatttgaagtcaaaattttgaaagtaagactttaaaaagtcaaataggacacttattatgggacggagggagtactaagTATTTGATAGGATCTAAGGAGTATGTTATAGTCTAGTCGTTGCTGGCTAAGATATATTCTTGCTGCATGTTAATAACCTACTCACTCTATTTGTGACAAATTTGATCTTCAAAGAGTTATATATGCTATAATAATGTCAAAAGGTAAGTCTTTATAGTAGAATGTAGGCAGCATTGTTTTGCCACCCTACTCATGGTTATCGTAAGACATGTTTACTTAGCCTTTTATATGGTTCGGTTGCATATCAGCATGTGTCATTTTATTTAAGTATGAGTCATTTTTATATAGTTCGGTTACATTTTGTATTTGTTATCAGTGATCCAGATGTTGAAGTCTTAGTTCGGTGGAATCAGTCAACATTTTTGAGTCTCTTGGCTTTGATATTTGGTTCTCCGGTGGAGGTCACCTCGGAAAATTTTCTTTCTATATTTGAGGTATGAATGTGATTATTTTCCAGGCAACTAAGATATTTTCTGCCTTTATAGTTGCTTTTCTTTTTACCTTATCATACTTTATGCTTACATCATCCCCTTTTTGTCTTCCCCTTAATTGGAGTGTTAGACATTGATATTAAAACTCGTAGCACTAGCGGAACAAAGTAAAATATTATTTCTAGCGGTGTTGGCTTACTTGCAATTATCTTATACTCAGCCCAAGGATTGCCAAACCAAGACCTTTGAATGAAGACTCATATGAATTAGTCTGTTGTTTACACGGGTGAGGGTATTATAAATACTCTCGGTTTTGAGAGGAGTCAGACATGATTTTAGTGTGTTTTTTGTGAGTCGGCTGTAAAGCTTGGGCAGTAAGATTGCATATGATCGTGCATCTTCTCTTATTGTTATCTTCTACATTTGAATCAATTGATTAAAAGTTCCATTTCCACTATACAAGTTTTTAATCACTGTTCTTCTCACTACTACATAATCAATTACATATCTCATCCATATCAATGGTTCTATTGTCACTTACCCTATCCTCTCCAACAATGGTGGATTCCGATCAAACCTTCATCACCACCCATTTCCAAGAACAAATTGATGTTCATGATGTAAAAATAGGGCAGCTATCTTCACAAATGAAGGAGATGACCACCACCGTTCTTTCCATAAAGAAACTTCTTAGTGAACTCCCAAAATTAATAGAGATGATGATTGTTACTGGACTTCAAAATCAAGGAAATAACCCACCACGAGGTTGTTCCTCACCTTACTCTTCCATACGAAAATCAGAAGATTTCCTTCATGGAATTCTTAAATATATTGAGAAGATGATTGCTGCTGGAATCTCGAACTAAGAAAAATTAATTAGCTGCTAGTTTTCTTTTCGAATAAGTAATTGCATTCTCCAGTCACTTTGCAGTTGCCTGCAGTTGCCGCTTCTGTTACTCTAACAATCCAATAGTAATGTTTTTTTTGGCTTTTAGATGAAGAACTAAACATTTTATTTTCATTCATTAAAAAAACTAGTAATTTTTAGTCACATTGAGTAATGAATGATGTAGATAAGCATACGATTAGAGATTGTCTAGCCGAAAGTTGTTGCAGTAACAGAGGAGATGGGTGGCATCAGAAGAACATAACTCGATATTTGATAGCCATAAAATGAAACGCTCAACATCCTTTGCCCAATTCAACTGATGTAATAACCAACAATTCGCCACAACAAATAATAACATGTTATATTTACAAAACGATCAAGAGTGAAAAATAAAACACACACCACGAGCGATGAATACAACCAAACCAA
The window above is part of the Rutidosis leptorrhynchoides isolate AG116_Rl617_1_P2 chromosome 1, CSIRO_AGI_Rlap_v1, whole genome shotgun sequence genome. Proteins encoded here:
- the LOC139859856 gene encoding growth-regulating factor 3-like: MDFHLHHREDSSSSSSLALPLFSSEPTSSSSTKSSKEMMQGVSGYFSLGQWQELEIQALIYRHMLTGSPIPQQLLHLLLNSSSSNSITNTNSTFYPLSNFPPLYQSTGGGYWGRGGMDLEPGRCRRTDGKKWRCSKDVVVGHKYCDKHVHRGRNRSRKPVEVPTPTTTANHSSTRGSQPFATLTSGTGGSGHSPFFDQPHLNQRLTNISENDNRSSSGRVLRPFFDDWPRTVQEHEMLATSLSISVPGDTPSDFSLKLSTGNNETGQRGEQIIGERERGPSNWGMLWGTHHAGSMGGPLAEALRSSSTSNTSSPTSVLHQLQRGSTTTSETSYVST